The following are from one region of the Hydrogenophaga sp. BPS33 genome:
- a CDS encoding YciI family protein, producing MRFMIIVKSCDEFEAETTPAPDPQVMAEMVRYHEELAQAGVLLDGSGLQPSRKGWRVHHGADGGKRILDGPFAEAKELIAGYTLIQVRSREEALEWSRRFPNPAGKGKEAVVELRQLYEMDDFPPSQPLEDFKKIDTLMAKS from the coding sequence ATGCGATTCATGATCATCGTCAAATCCTGCGACGAATTCGAAGCCGAGACCACACCCGCCCCCGACCCGCAGGTGATGGCCGAGATGGTGCGCTACCACGAGGAACTGGCCCAGGCCGGCGTGTTGCTCGATGGCAGCGGACTGCAGCCCAGCCGCAAGGGCTGGCGCGTGCACCATGGCGCCGATGGCGGCAAGCGCATCCTCGACGGGCCGTTCGCCGAGGCCAAGGAACTCATCGCCGGCTACACCCTGATCCAGGTGCGTTCGCGCGAAGAGGCGCTGGAATGGAGCCGGCGCTTTCCCAACCCGGCCGGCAAGGGCAAGGAAGCGGTCGTCGAGTTGCGCCAGCTCTACGAAATGGACGATTTCCCGCCCAGCCAGCCGCTCGAAGACTTCAAGAAGATCGACACCCTGATGGCCAAGAGCTGA
- a CDS encoding VOC family protein, with product MSFKQIFVNLPIQDMARSQAFFKSLGLSFNPQFTNEQGACLELGENFFAMLLVEPFFQGFTKLPISDAKKATEVLIALSVDSRDEVDQVVAKAVAAGGTTPNAPQDHGFMYQHGFADLDGHQWEVCWMDMSAAPAQM from the coding sequence ATGAGCTTCAAACAGATCTTCGTCAACCTGCCGATCCAGGACATGGCCCGCTCGCAGGCCTTCTTCAAGTCCCTCGGCCTGAGCTTCAACCCGCAGTTCACCAACGAGCAAGGCGCCTGCCTCGAACTGGGCGAAAACTTCTTCGCGATGTTGCTGGTCGAGCCCTTCTTCCAGGGCTTCACCAAGCTGCCCATCTCGGACGCGAAGAAAGCCACCGAGGTGCTGATCGCGCTCTCGGTCGACAGCCGGGACGAGGTCGATCAAGTGGTGGCCAAGGCGGTCGCGGCGGGTGGCACCACCCCCAACGCGCCGCAGGACCACGGCTTCATGTACCAGCATGGCTTCGCCGACCTCGACGGCCACCAGTGGGAGGTGTGCTGGATGGACATGAGCGCAGCGCCCGCGCAGATGTAA
- a CDS encoding RNA polymerase sigma factor has product MHSGVHQAIATVWRIESARITASVARVVRDVGVAEELAQDALVAALEHWPQDGVPDNPAAWLMITAKRRALDHLRHRQMADDKHGGIAADMEALGTTHVPDFVDALDEARQDDIGDDLLRLVFTACHPVLSTDARVALTLKLLGGLTTHEIARAFLVPEATIAQRIVRAKRTLSDAGVPYEVPRGDALGERLASVLEVVYLVFNEGYTATSGGDWMRPDLCNEALRLGRMLAGIAPQQPEVHGLLALMEIQASRTAARTDAEGTPVLLAEQDRSRWDHLLIRRGLAALDHADLLTTEPGAYHLQAAIAACHARAGRADATDWARIAALYGELLKVSPSPVVELNRAVAVSMNAGPAAGLVLVDALMKNKALRQYHWLPSVRGDLLARLDRREEARAEFERAAELANNEREKTFLMERAAALRG; this is encoded by the coding sequence ATGCATTCCGGTGTCCACCAAGCCATCGCCACGGTCTGGCGTATCGAGTCCGCGCGCATCACGGCCAGTGTGGCGCGCGTGGTGCGCGACGTGGGCGTGGCCGAGGAACTCGCGCAGGACGCGCTGGTGGCCGCGCTGGAACATTGGCCCCAGGACGGTGTGCCCGACAACCCCGCGGCCTGGCTCATGATCACCGCCAAGCGCCGCGCGCTCGACCACCTGCGCCACCGGCAGATGGCCGACGACAAGCACGGCGGCATTGCCGCCGACATGGAAGCCCTGGGCACCACCCACGTGCCCGATTTCGTCGACGCGCTCGACGAAGCCCGCCAGGACGACATTGGCGACGACCTGCTGCGCCTGGTTTTCACCGCCTGCCACCCCGTGCTGTCGACCGACGCGCGCGTGGCGCTCACGCTCAAGCTGCTCGGCGGTCTCACCACACACGAGATCGCGCGCGCTTTTCTGGTGCCCGAAGCCACCATTGCGCAGCGCATCGTGCGGGCCAAGCGCACGCTCAGCGATGCCGGTGTGCCGTACGAGGTGCCGCGCGGCGATGCGCTGGGCGAGCGCCTGGCCTCGGTGCTGGAAGTGGTGTACCTGGTGTTCAACGAGGGCTACACCGCGACCAGCGGGGGCGACTGGATGCGCCCGGACCTGTGCAACGAAGCCCTGCGCCTGGGCCGCATGCTGGCCGGCATCGCGCCACAGCAGCCGGAGGTGCACGGCCTGCTGGCCTTGATGGAAATCCAGGCCTCGCGCACCGCGGCGCGCACCGATGCCGAGGGAACGCCGGTCTTGCTGGCCGAGCAGGACCGCAGCCGCTGGGACCACTTGCTGATCCGCCGAGGCCTGGCCGCGCTGGACCATGCGGACCTGCTCACCACCGAGCCCGGCGCCTACCACCTGCAAGCGGCCATCGCCGCGTGCCATGCGCGCGCGGGACGCGCCGACGCCACCGACTGGGCGCGCATCGCCGCTTTGTATGGTGAGTTGTTGAAGGTCTCGCCGTCACCCGTGGTGGAACTCAACCGCGCGGTGGCGGTGTCGATGAACGCCGGGCCGGCTGCGGGGTTGGTGCTGGTGGACGCGCTCATGAAGAACAAGGCGCTGCGCCAGTACCACTGGTTGCCCAGTGTGCGTGGCGATCTGCTGGCCAGGCTGGACCGCCGCGAGGAAGCCCGCGCCGAGTTCGAGCGCGCGGCCGAGCTGGCGAACAACGAGCGCGAGAAGACGTTTCTGATGGAGCGTGCTGCGGCGTTGCGCGGTTGA
- a CDS encoding flavin-containing monooxygenase has protein sequence MDHQDAFVPFRGSSHAPLDPETEADIVVIGAGPAGLATAACLVQRGHSPWVIERAQNVGSSWRHHYERLHLHTVKTHSALPGMPFRDEAPRYVSRQGVVDYLSAYAQRFGIAPTLGAEVGAVEPRTGRPGAPWQVVLAGGRAISANHVVVATGANRLPVMPALPGQDRFQGRVLHSRSYRNAAPFAGQRVLVVGMGNTGAEIALDLTEQGMRTALSVRSPVNIVRRDVLGRPTQLSSLLLARLPPALGDALATLLRDITVGDLGRYGLRTASISPLRQLRKEGKTPMIDIGTVARIQSGEIAVYPGVQALTRDGVRFSDGREHPFDAVLLATGYEAALPALFPYTALPLDERGMPPQAIGEGALDGLYFVGFDVRQPGGLLRSIAQQAERVAERISLRQAQAPRTRDGVAR, from the coding sequence ATGGACCACCAGGACGCTTTCGTACCCTTCCGGGGCTCCAGCCACGCTCCGCTGGATCCCGAGACCGAGGCCGACATCGTCGTCATCGGCGCAGGCCCTGCCGGTCTGGCCACGGCGGCCTGCCTGGTGCAGCGCGGCCACAGCCCCTGGGTGATCGAGCGGGCGCAGAACGTGGGCTCGTCCTGGCGCCACCACTACGAGCGCCTGCACCTGCACACCGTCAAGACGCATTCCGCTCTGCCGGGCATGCCGTTTCGGGACGAGGCGCCGCGCTACGTGTCGCGCCAGGGCGTGGTGGACTACCTGAGCGCTTACGCCCAGCGCTTTGGCATTGCGCCGACCCTGGGTGCCGAGGTGGGGGCGGTCGAGCCGCGGACGGGGCGCCCGGGCGCGCCGTGGCAGGTGGTGCTCGCGGGTGGGCGAGCCATCTCGGCCAACCACGTGGTGGTGGCCACGGGGGCGAACCGGTTGCCGGTCATGCCCGCGCTGCCAGGGCAGGACCGGTTCCAAGGCCGCGTGCTGCACAGCCGCAGCTACCGCAATGCCGCGCCCTTTGCCGGCCAGCGGGTGCTGGTGGTGGGCATGGGCAACACCGGCGCGGAGATCGCCCTGGACCTGACCGAGCAGGGCATGCGCACGGCGCTGTCGGTGCGCTCGCCGGTCAACATCGTGCGCCGCGACGTGCTGGGCCGGCCCACCCAGCTCTCCAGCCTTCTGCTCGCCCGGTTGCCACCGGCCTTGGGCGACGCACTGGCCACCTTGCTGCGCGACATCACCGTGGGCGACCTCGGCCGCTACGGCTTGCGCACCGCCTCCATATCGCCCTTGCGCCAGCTGCGCAAAGAAGGCAAGACGCCGATGATCGACATCGGCACGGTGGCGCGCATCCAGAGCGGTGAGATCGCGGTCTACCCCGGCGTGCAGGCGCTGACGCGCGATGGGGTTCGCTTCAGCGACGGTCGCGAGCATCCGTTCGATGCGGTGCTGCTGGCCACCGGGTACGAAGCCGCATTGCCCGCGTTGTTCCCCTACACCGCGCTGCCGCTCGACGAACGCGGCATGCCGCCGCAAGCCATCGGTGAAGGTGCGCTCGACGGTCTGTACTTCGTGGGTTTCGACGTGCGCCAGCCAGGCGGGCTGCTGCGCTCCATCGCACAGCAGGCCGAACGCGTGGCCGAGCGGATTTCCCTGCGCCAGGCGCAAGCCCCCAGAACCCGCGATGGCGTTGCACGCTGA
- a CDS encoding anthrone oxygenase family protein — protein MLTLLLLVTCIGLALMGGVFFAFSSFVMKALGQLPTASAVAAMQRINVVVLNPLFLCAFMGTALLAGACVVVAVMIRAEPRAPWVLAAGLFYLVGTFGVTMVFNVPRNNRLASLAPESAQAEAVWHEYLRDWTRWNHVRTVAALAGAVCALMGQMP, from the coding sequence ATGTTGACCTTGTTGCTGCTCGTGACCTGTATCGGTTTGGCTCTGATGGGCGGCGTGTTCTTCGCGTTTTCCAGTTTCGTGATGAAGGCGCTGGGCCAGTTGCCCACGGCCAGTGCGGTGGCGGCCATGCAACGCATCAACGTGGTGGTGCTCAACCCGTTGTTCCTTTGCGCGTTCATGGGCACCGCGCTGCTGGCGGGGGCCTGCGTGGTGGTGGCGGTGATGATTCGCGCCGAGCCGCGCGCGCCATGGGTGCTGGCCGCAGGGCTCTTCTACCTGGTGGGCACCTTTGGCGTCACCATGGTCTTCAACGTGCCGCGCAACAACCGCCTGGCTTCGCTCGCGCCCGAGTCGGCGCAGGCCGAGGCGGTCTGGCACGAATACCTGCGCGACTGGACGCGCTGGAACCATGTGCGCACGGTGGCCGCGTTGGCCGGAGCCGTCTGTGCGCTGATGGGGCAGATGCCCTGA